A single Silvibacterium dinghuense DNA region contains:
- a CDS encoding M28 family peptidase → MPRLSMLVLAFGSVAALSGTLLLSAQAGAPAPVSAREAKGFAAIQESDLRRDLAYIASDKLEGRMSLQPGDEVAVHWIADQFAKAGLVPAARDASGKPSYLQAVPLVEYRADRAASSVTLTQDGKTTVWHAPQAFGAYRKAVDLTAPVVFAGYGITAPELGYDDYKGIDAKGKIVFVFDHEPQEDDPQSIFNGTGNTRYATTRVKLWNAQAHGAVALVVVAEPNRKHLTNAERAARIGGSITRAVPLPLQAIADDELHIPSVLVLDDVADQLFATLAATQNTSGKAEASALQAAIDKDLSNQSRNLPDTTLTLHLRNTSEKDGTSWNVAGLLLGSDPKLKTETVMITAHHDHDGAAPCPANAGGVDEHGQPTPAGPDCVQIWHGADDNGSGTVGVVELAHAFAANGTHPKRSILFVVFAGEERGLLGAYYLAQHPLRPLATTRAQINFDMIGRDEKPSPQTDGLIQIPADTSNRLNLIGALYSPGYDAVVKEENGHVGLILDDRFDHESALNVFFRSDQFPFVLHNIPAFWWFTGFHPDYHHITDTAEKIDYPKMTKILDLAYLSAWRFASDAKTPVFVANPKP, encoded by the coding sequence ATGCCACGTCTCTCTATGCTTGTCCTGGCCTTCGGCAGCGTCGCCGCTCTTTCCGGCACGCTCCTCCTGAGCGCGCAAGCCGGTGCGCCGGCGCCTGTCTCTGCCCGCGAAGCCAAGGGCTTCGCCGCCATTCAGGAGTCCGATCTCCGCCGTGACCTCGCCTACATCGCCAGCGACAAGCTCGAAGGCCGCATGAGCCTCCAGCCCGGCGACGAAGTCGCCGTTCACTGGATCGCCGACCAGTTTGCCAAGGCCGGCCTGGTTCCGGCGGCAAGGGACGCGTCAGGCAAGCCCTCCTACCTGCAGGCTGTCCCGCTGGTGGAGTACCGCGCAGACCGCGCCGCCTCGAGCGTCACCCTGACCCAGGATGGGAAGACGACCGTCTGGCACGCGCCACAGGCCTTCGGCGCTTATCGCAAGGCTGTCGATCTCACTGCGCCCGTGGTCTTCGCCGGCTATGGCATCACCGCACCCGAGCTCGGGTATGACGACTACAAGGGCATCGACGCCAAAGGCAAGATCGTCTTCGTCTTCGACCATGAGCCGCAGGAGGACGATCCGCAGTCGATCTTCAACGGCACGGGCAATACCCGCTACGCCACCACGCGCGTGAAATTATGGAACGCACAGGCCCACGGCGCCGTGGCGCTGGTCGTCGTCGCCGAGCCGAATCGCAAGCACCTGACCAATGCCGAGCGCGCCGCCCGCATCGGCGGCAGTATCACCCGCGCCGTGCCACTGCCGCTCCAGGCCATCGCCGACGATGAACTGCACATTCCCAGCGTGCTGGTGCTCGACGACGTGGCCGATCAGCTCTTTGCAACGCTCGCTGCCACCCAAAACACCTCAGGCAAGGCCGAGGCTTCGGCGCTGCAGGCGGCCATCGACAAGGACCTCTCCAACCAGAGCCGCAACCTGCCAGACACCACGCTGACCCTGCACCTGCGCAACACCTCCGAGAAGGATGGCACAAGCTGGAATGTCGCCGGCCTGCTTCTGGGTTCAGACCCGAAGCTCAAAACAGAGACAGTCATGATCACCGCGCACCATGATCATGACGGCGCCGCGCCCTGCCCGGCGAACGCTGGCGGCGTGGACGAGCATGGACAACCTACTCCCGCCGGACCGGACTGCGTGCAGATCTGGCACGGCGCCGACGACAACGGATCGGGCACGGTCGGCGTGGTCGAGCTGGCGCATGCCTTCGCCGCCAACGGCACGCATCCGAAACGGTCTATCCTCTTTGTTGTCTTCGCCGGCGAGGAGCGCGGCCTGCTTGGCGCCTACTACCTGGCACAGCACCCGCTGCGGCCGCTGGCCACCACCCGCGCGCAGATCAACTTCGATATGATCGGCCGCGACGAGAAGCCCAGCCCGCAGACCGACGGCCTCATCCAGATTCCGGCCGATACCTCGAACCGGCTGAACCTGATCGGCGCGCTCTACTCACCCGGCTATGACGCCGTGGTGAAGGAGGAGAACGGGCATGTCGGCCTCATCCTGGACGACCGCTTCGACCACGAGAGTGCGCTCAACGTCTTCTTCCGCTCCGACCAATTCCCCTTTGTGCTGCACAACATCCCAGCCTTCTGGTGGTTCACCGGCTTCCATCCCGATTACCACCACATCACCGACACGGCAGAGAAGATCGATTATCCGAAGATGACGAAAATCCTCGATCTCGCCTACCTGAGCGCCTGGCGCTTTGCCAGCGACGCGAAGACGCCGGTGTTTGTGGCGAACCCCAAGCCCTGA
- a CDS encoding RcnB family protein, producing the protein MKLIRRAAAVSTLAAMLAGGAMFAQQPGPGGPGGPGPGGPGGHDNHQYVRHNDWRKGRRMAQGDWARGERVDYQRYHLKPPPRGYEWREVDGNYVMAAVATGLIASVIVASTVH; encoded by the coding sequence ATGAAGCTGATTCGCAGAGCGGCAGCTGTGTCTACACTGGCTGCGATGTTGGCCGGTGGTGCGATGTTTGCCCAGCAACCGGGACCGGGCGGCCCAGGCGGTCCTGGTCCAGGTGGACCTGGTGGGCACGACAATCACCAGTATGTGCGCCACAATGACTGGCGCAAGGGACGGCGCATGGCCCAGGGCGATTGGGCCCGTGGTGAGCGTGTCGATTACCAGCGCTATCACCTGAAGCCCCCACCGCGCGGCTATGAGTGGCGCGAAGTCGACGGCAACTATGTGATGGCGGCTGTGGCCACGGGGCTCATCGCCTCGGTGATCGTAGCTTCCACCGTGCACTAG
- a CDS encoding DNA-3-methyladenine glycosylase, producing MPKPLPRSFYLPPPDTVAQALLGKLITHRDEGEKLTGRIVEVEAYFGADDPAAHAFTGKTARNAVLFGPPGQAYVYFIYGMYYCLNFSCEPAGQAGCILIRALEPVKGMETMARLRGLTPGVKPALLTSGPGRLCQALGLTRALHNGLDVTNPASSLFVHDDGYQPASILATPRIGIRKAVDWPHRYFIAGNPCVSGPRNSF from the coding sequence ATGCCGAAGCCGCTGCCTCGTTCCTTTTATCTGCCGCCACCCGACACCGTCGCTCAGGCGCTGCTCGGCAAGCTCATCACCCATCGTGATGAGGGAGAAAAGCTTACCGGCCGCATCGTGGAAGTCGAGGCTTATTTCGGTGCGGACGATCCGGCGGCCCACGCCTTTACCGGAAAGACTGCCCGCAATGCCGTCCTCTTCGGGCCGCCCGGACAGGCCTATGTCTACTTCATTTACGGCATGTACTACTGCCTGAATTTCTCCTGCGAGCCGGCCGGACAGGCGGGATGTATCCTCATCCGCGCACTGGAGCCCGTAAAGGGCATGGAAACCATGGCCCGGCTGCGCGGTCTTACCCCCGGCGTAAAACCGGCGCTCCTCACCTCGGGCCCTGGACGCCTCTGCCAGGCTCTCGGCCTTACCCGCGCCCTACACAACGGGCTCGATGTCACGAACCCGGCATCGTCACTCTTTGTTCACGATGACGGCTACCAGCCCGCTTCTATCCTCGCGACCCCGCGCATCGGCATCCGTAAGGCCGTCGACTGGCCGCACCGCTATTTCATCGCCGGAAACCCCTGCGTCAGCGGGCCTCGCAACTCATTCTGA
- the bcp gene encoding thioredoxin-dependent thiol peroxidase produces MELHQKVDFSVLNENGETVHLSDYKGQPIVLFFYPRADTPGCTIEACGFRDTFDKLQKAGAVVLGISRDTPRAQKKFKEKYDLNYPLLADSDEKICNLFGVLKEKNMYGKKVKGIERTTYLFGPDLTLLKIFPKVKPEGHAEEVLAAIKELKVS; encoded by the coding sequence ATGGAACTGCATCAGAAAGTCGACTTCTCTGTCCTGAACGAAAACGGTGAAACCGTTCATCTGAGCGATTACAAGGGCCAGCCCATCGTCCTTTTCTTCTACCCCCGTGCCGATACGCCAGGCTGCACCATCGAGGCCTGCGGCTTCCGCGATACCTTCGACAAGCTGCAGAAAGCCGGCGCCGTCGTCCTCGGCATTTCGCGCGACACGCCAAGGGCGCAGAAGAAGTTCAAGGAGAAGTACGACCTCAATTACCCGCTCCTCGCTGATTCAGACGAAAAAATCTGCAATCTGTTTGGCGTACTGAAAGAAAAGAACATGTACGGCAAAAAGGTGAAGGGCATCGAGCGCACCACCTATCTCTTTGGACCGGATCTCACCCTGCTCAAAATCTTCCCCAAGGTGAAGCCCGAAGGCCACGCCGAGGAAGTGCTGGCCGCGATCAAAGAACTCAAGGTCTCCTAA
- the miaA gene encoding tRNA (adenosine(37)-N6)-dimethylallyltransferase MiaA has product MSAPNTDPLLVVLLGPTASGKTALSLALAERFGGEIVSCDSVAVYREMEIGSAKPSLEERSRAPHHLIDVFAPDEQCTAGDYARLARAAIADITARGGLPIVTGGTGLYLRALVDGLFAGPQRSQELRMHLERSHLRFGSGWLSRILQRLDPAAAATIHANDTPKLIRAIEVCIAARQPMTEAWLEQGRDRLTGYRILRIGLDPERKALYERINRRAAQMFSDGLVEETRALIAKYGEFPGAGSPVESEDRVSRGPMDALGYRQARALLRSESTEAEAITAAQQGHRNYAKRQLTWFRREPEVRWLPGFGDDPEIEAQATELVNRELRSKF; this is encoded by the coding sequence GTGTCCGCGCCCAATACCGATCCTCTGCTTGTCGTCCTGCTCGGCCCCACTGCCAGCGGCAAGACGGCGCTCTCGCTCGCGCTCGCCGAACGCTTCGGCGGCGAGATCGTAAGCTGCGACTCGGTGGCCGTCTACCGCGAGATGGAGATCGGCTCAGCCAAGCCGTCGCTCGAGGAACGCAGCCGCGCGCCGCACCACCTGATCGATGTCTTCGCTCCCGACGAACAGTGCACCGCAGGCGACTATGCCCGCCTTGCCCGCGCCGCGATCGCCGACATCACAGCGCGCGGAGGCCTGCCGATCGTCACCGGAGGCACCGGACTCTACCTGCGCGCGCTGGTGGATGGCCTCTTTGCCGGACCGCAGCGATCGCAGGAGCTGCGCATGCACCTCGAGCGCAGCCATCTGCGCTTCGGTTCCGGCTGGCTCAGCCGCATTTTGCAGCGGCTCGATCCGGCTGCAGCGGCCACCATCCACGCCAATGACACCCCCAAGCTCATCCGCGCCATCGAGGTCTGCATCGCCGCCCGCCAGCCCATGACAGAGGCCTGGCTGGAGCAGGGACGCGACCGGCTCACCGGCTATCGCATCCTGCGTATCGGCCTCGATCCGGAGCGCAAGGCACTTTACGAGCGTATCAATCGCCGCGCCGCACAGATGTTTAGCGATGGACTGGTGGAGGAGACCCGCGCTCTGATCGCGAAATACGGTGAGTTTCCCGGAGCTGGCAGCCCGGTTGAGAGTGAAGACCGCGTCTCCCGAGGCCCCATGGATGCCCTCGGTTACCGGCAGGCCCGTGCGCTGCTACGCAGCGAATCGACCGAAGCGGAAGCCATTACCGCCGCCCAGCAGGGCCATCGCAACTACGCCAAGCGCCAACTCACCTGGTTTCGCCGCGAGCCGGAGGTGCGCTGGCTGCCGGGCTTTGGCGACGATCCGGAAATCGAAGCTCAGGCCACTGAACTTGTTAACCGGGAGCTCCGCAGCAAGTTCTAG
- a CDS encoding DUF6580 family putative transport protein — protein sequence MSAYFLLLLAIISRVVPHPDWLNFTAVGGSLLFFGARRPLRQIWLPVAALAITDYYLTAFFYRYPFHVSDYLLTWAWHAAVIVFAHFLLAKKITAARVAAGVVITPTSFFLITNFAAWIANPTLYPRSLAGLGMSYVAGLPFYRNDLISTAAVAGLAFGIPVLARQLSTPHNRIAGA from the coding sequence ATGTCCGCCTATTTCCTGCTGCTCCTGGCCATCATCAGCCGCGTCGTTCCCCATCCGGACTGGCTGAACTTCACCGCCGTGGGTGGATCGCTGCTCTTTTTCGGCGCGCGCCGTCCGCTGCGCCAGATCTGGCTGCCGGTAGCCGCACTGGCCATCACGGACTACTACCTGACGGCCTTCTTTTATCGCTATCCCTTCCACGTCTCGGACTATCTGCTGACCTGGGCCTGGCATGCAGCCGTCATCGTCTTCGCCCATTTCCTGCTGGCGAAAAAGATCACGGCCGCGCGTGTGGCCGCAGGAGTCGTCATCACCCCCACATCCTTCTTTCTCATCACCAACTTCGCGGCATGGATCGCGAACCCGACGCTTTATCCGCGCAGCCTGGCCGGATTGGGCATGTCCTACGTGGCTGGACTGCCGTTTTATCGCAATGACCTGATCTCGACCGCTGCCGTCGCCGGACTGGCCTTCGGAATCCCGGTGCTGGCCCGTCAACTCTCCACTCCGCACAACCGCATTGCCGGGGCATAG
- a CDS encoding metal-dependent hydrolase: MEPVTHFLTGAVLARSGFNRKAAYATLAMTLAAEAPDLDIVWGRLGPVTGFEHHRGITHTFLAAPVIALAAVGLAWLVHRWRKKPTAAPIRWGLLWCFALLADLSHILLDYTNNYGVRPLFPFDAHWHAWSIVFIFDPWIFLALLASLVLPWLFGLADSEIGARRTPFRGRGWSIAALVFIVLWWSLRNAEQSHALALVRNAGTIDAPVTRIAAEPYMLDPFAWHVLAETPDYYQTAEVRTLHDRIEARSLDGSDIFYKPPVTPAVAAAKQSYLGRVYLDWSQFPVTTDLGNDPIPYDTAPQPQPGWHTVQFEDLRFAYSGFGLAGLSSDARGKIPLTAWAYINPANQIEGMYMSGKKQK, encoded by the coding sequence ATGGAGCCTGTCACTCACTTCCTCACCGGAGCCGTCCTCGCCCGCTCCGGCTTCAACCGCAAGGCAGCCTACGCCACGCTGGCCATGACGCTGGCCGCGGAGGCTCCGGACCTCGATATCGTGTGGGGCAGACTCGGCCCGGTCACGGGCTTCGAACACCATCGCGGCATTACCCACACCTTTCTTGCCGCGCCGGTCATCGCGCTGGCCGCTGTGGGACTTGCGTGGCTCGTTCATCGATGGCGCAAGAAGCCCACGGCCGCGCCGATTCGCTGGGGACTGCTCTGGTGCTTCGCGCTCCTTGCCGACCTCAGCCACATCCTGCTCGACTACACCAACAACTACGGCGTGCGCCCGTTGTTTCCCTTCGACGCACACTGGCATGCCTGGAGCATCGTCTTCATCTTCGATCCATGGATCTTTCTCGCCCTGCTGGCCTCGCTCGTCCTTCCATGGCTCTTCGGCCTGGCAGACAGTGAGATCGGCGCACGTCGCACGCCCTTCCGTGGCCGGGGCTGGTCGATTGCGGCTCTCGTCTTCATCGTCCTCTGGTGGTCGCTGCGCAACGCCGAGCAGAGCCATGCCCTCGCACTCGTCCGCAATGCCGGCACGATCGATGCCCCGGTGACCCGCATCGCAGCCGAGCCCTATATGCTCGATCCCTTCGCCTGGCATGTGCTTGCTGAGACGCCCGATTATTACCAGACCGCCGAGGTGCGTACGCTTCACGACCGTATCGAGGCCCGCAGCCTGGATGGCTCCGATATTTTCTATAAACCGCCGGTCACCCCGGCAGTCGCTGCCGCCAAACAGTCGTACCTTGGCCGGGTCTATCTCGACTGGTCGCAGTTTCCGGTGACCACCGATCTCGGCAATGATCCGATTCCGTACGACACCGCACCACAGCCCCAACCCGGATGGCATACGGTGCAGTTTGAGGACCTGCGCTTTGCTTATTCCGGCTTCGGGCTTGCCGGTCTCAGCTCCGACGCGCGCGGCAAGATTCCTCTTACCGCATGGGCATACATCAATCCGGCCAACCAGATCGAGGGCATGTACATGAGCGGCAAGAAGCAAAAATAG
- the ligA gene encoding NAD-dependent DNA ligase LigA has product MTVQKEIDKLRETIRHHEYLYYSLDAPEISDAEYDALMRELEALEAKHPELITADSPTQRVGGKPAEGFAKVAHSRPMLSLNNVVSEEELADWDRRVHELAGEGAKIEYVCEYKLDGLSMALHYREGADGASHLERGVTRGDGTIGEDVTGNVRTIRSVPLSISKAKREKAGLPPNFEVRGEVVMPFKAFLRMNEEREAAGLTPAANPRNAAAGTIRTLEPNIVAQRRLDFYGYFALTEAGESLFEEQSEALEALSTAGFRVNPHREAVKNFEGLMQFVNRAEETRADLGYEIDGVVIKIDSAGIQRRLGYTGRAPRWAVAYKFTARAAITRVEAIHVQVGRTGKLTPVAWLTPVAIGGTTVSRATLHNADEIERLGLLVGDYVKVERGGDVIPKIVEVVEDAEHPRGTEKYNFPTHCPVCGSEIVKTEGEVDYRCVNADCPARLVESVLHFAARKVMNIEGLGDVLVEQLTARGLVKSIADLYSLTEEQLLSLERIGQKTADALLEEIAKSKQAGLSRVLFGLGIRFVGERTAQLLAEEFGSMDALMEASSEELERVNEVGPRVSQAILEFFAEEKNRALVERLREAGLVFTAEKRKKTSELEGLTFVLTGTLPTLSREDAKTKIEAAGGKVSGSVSKKTHYVVAGEDAGSKLEKAQQLGVKVIDEAALLEMLGG; this is encoded by the coding sequence GTGACTGTTCAGAAAGAAATCGACAAGCTGCGGGAGACCATCCGCCACCACGAGTATCTGTACTACAGCCTTGATGCGCCGGAGATCTCCGATGCCGAGTATGACGCGCTGATGCGTGAGCTGGAGGCGCTCGAGGCGAAGCACCCCGAGCTGATTACCGCTGACTCGCCCACGCAGCGCGTCGGCGGAAAGCCGGCTGAGGGCTTTGCCAAGGTGGCGCACTCACGTCCCATGCTCTCGCTCAACAATGTGGTGAGCGAGGAAGAGCTTGCGGACTGGGACCGCCGCGTCCATGAGCTGGCGGGCGAGGGCGCAAAAATCGAGTATGTCTGCGAATACAAGCTCGACGGGCTCTCCATGGCGCTTCACTATCGCGAGGGCGCGGATGGCGCCTCGCATCTTGAGCGCGGTGTGACGCGCGGTGACGGCACAATCGGCGAAGACGTAACCGGCAACGTGCGCACCATCCGCTCCGTGCCGCTGTCCATTTCGAAGGCCAAGCGCGAGAAGGCCGGTCTGCCGCCCAACTTTGAAGTGCGTGGCGAGGTCGTCATGCCGTTCAAAGCTTTTCTGCGCATGAACGAAGAGCGCGAAGCTGCCGGCCTCACGCCTGCCGCCAATCCGCGCAACGCGGCCGCCGGAACCATCCGCACCCTTGAACCGAACATCGTTGCCCAGCGCCGCCTCGATTTTTACGGCTACTTCGCGCTGACGGAAGCAGGAGAAAGTCTCTTCGAGGAGCAATCGGAGGCGCTCGAAGCGCTTTCGACTGCAGGCTTCCGCGTAAATCCGCATCGCGAAGCCGTGAAGAACTTCGAAGGATTGATGCAGTTCGTCAACCGTGCCGAGGAAACGCGTGCCGATCTCGGGTACGAAATTGACGGCGTGGTCATCAAGATCGATTCAGCCGGCATCCAGCGCCGTCTCGGCTATACCGGCCGCGCGCCGCGCTGGGCCGTGGCGTATAAGTTCACGGCACGCGCCGCGATCACCAGGGTCGAAGCCATCCATGTGCAGGTGGGCCGCACCGGCAAGCTCACGCCCGTCGCATGGCTCACGCCGGTCGCGATCGGCGGAACGACGGTGAGCCGCGCCACGCTGCACAATGCCGATGAGATCGAGCGCCTCGGCCTGCTGGTCGGGGACTACGTCAAGGTGGAACGCGGCGGCGACGTGATTCCCAAGATCGTCGAAGTGGTCGAAGATGCGGAGCATCCGCGTGGAACGGAGAAATACAACTTCCCCACGCACTGCCCGGTCTGCGGCAGCGAGATCGTGAAGACCGAAGGCGAGGTCGACTATCGCTGCGTGAACGCCGATTGCCCGGCGCGGCTGGTCGAGAGCGTGCTGCACTTCGCGGCGCGCAAGGTCATGAACATCGAGGGTCTTGGCGATGTGCTGGTCGAGCAGCTCACCGCGCGCGGCCTGGTGAAGAGCATCGCCGACCTTTATTCGCTCACAGAGGAGCAACTGCTTTCGCTCGAACGCATCGGGCAGAAGACTGCCGATGCGTTGCTCGAGGAGATTGCGAAATCGAAGCAGGCCGGGCTGAGCCGCGTGCTTTTTGGCCTCGGCATCCGCTTCGTAGGCGAGCGCACGGCGCAGCTGCTGGCCGAAGAGTTCGGCTCGATGGATGCGCTGATGGAGGCTTCCTCCGAAGAGCTTGAGCGTGTGAATGAAGTGGGCCCGCGTGTCTCGCAGGCTATCCTCGAGTTCTTCGCCGAGGAAAAGAATCGCGCGCTCGTCGAGCGGTTGCGCGAGGCAGGGCTTGTCTTTACGGCGGAAAAGCGCAAGAAGACATCCGAGCTCGAGGGACTGACCTTTGTGCTCACAGGTACGTTGCCCACACTCAGCCGTGAAGATGCGAAGACGAAGATTGAAGCCGCAGGCGGCAAGGTCTCAGGATCGGTGAGTAAGAAGACGCACTATGTGGTCGCGGGTGAGGATGCCGGCTCGAAGCTCGAAAAGGCGCAACAGCTCGGGGTGAAGGTGATCGACGAGGCTGCGTTGCTGGAGATGTTGGGCGGCTGA
- a CDS encoding VWA domain-containing protein, with translation MDGAPISVFPAAIPDGDQRERHTKQLALRATGEPLDAESRMYNGHSKMTRAGFKPFLCLSAVLLALPLAAPLQAQTSPATTAPAQPQQAQPAQTPADATPAAQNPPQNQAQDNSQYTITQQVNEVDLVFTVTDRHGRFIRDLKQSDFALLDDQKAPERVYSFTQQTNLPLRLGVLIDTSTSIHTRFAFEQQAAKEFLLQILKPASDKAFVMGFDVTPDYKTAWSNNLDTLSTGIDSLRPGGGTALFDAVYSACRDRLLASRGQEPVRKAMVLISDGDDNQSHAYLDDAIKECQRAETIVYAISTNVSPSRDRGDDVLQKIAEETGGRAFFPKNISDMPISFEAIQDELRSQYALVYKPADFKADGAFRPIYLFCLDRRYSVRVRKGYFAPK, from the coding sequence TTGGACGGGGCACCCATTTCCGTCTTTCCTGCAGCGATCCCGGATGGCGATCAACGGGAGCGCCATACGAAGCAACTCGCTCTGCGCGCAACCGGTGAGCCGCTCGATGCGGAGTCGCGCATGTACAATGGCCACAGCAAAATGACCCGCGCCGGTTTTAAGCCTTTCCTCTGTCTCTCTGCCGTCCTGCTCGCCCTCCCGCTCGCGGCTCCGCTCCAGGCACAGACATCCCCTGCCACCACAGCGCCCGCTCAGCCGCAGCAGGCTCAGCCCGCTCAGACTCCTGCCGATGCCACTCCGGCGGCCCAGAATCCGCCCCAGAATCAGGCCCAGGACAACTCGCAGTACACCATCACCCAGCAGGTAAACGAAGTCGACCTGGTCTTTACGGTTACCGACCGGCATGGCCGCTTTATTCGCGACCTGAAACAAAGCGACTTTGCCCTGCTCGATGACCAGAAAGCGCCGGAGCGCGTTTACAGCTTCACCCAGCAGACGAATCTGCCTCTGCGGCTTGGCGTGCTGATCGATACCAGCACCTCGATCCATACCCGCTTCGCCTTCGAGCAGCAGGCGGCCAAGGAGTTCCTGCTCCAGATTCTGAAGCCGGCCTCGGACAAGGCCTTCGTCATGGGCTTCGACGTGACGCCGGACTACAAGACGGCGTGGTCGAACAACCTCGACACCCTCTCGACCGGCATCGATTCGCTGCGCCCCGGTGGCGGCACTGCGTTGTTCGATGCGGTCTACTCGGCCTGCCGCGACCGCCTGCTTGCCTCGCGCGGCCAGGAACCGGTCCGCAAGGCCATGGTGCTCATCTCGGACGGCGACGATAACCAGAGCCACGCCTATCTCGACGACGCTATCAAAGAGTGCCAGCGGGCGGAGACCATCGTCTACGCCATCAGCACCAACGTGAGCCCCAGCCGCGACCGCGGCGACGACGTGCTCCAGAAGATCGCCGAAGAGACCGGCGGCCGGGCATTCTTCCCGAAGAACATCTCGGACATGCCGATCAGCTTCGAAGCCATCCAGGACGAGCTGCGCAGCCAGTATGCGCTGGTCTACAAGCCTGCCGACTTCAAGGCCGATGGCGCTTTCCGCCCCATCTACCTTTTCTGCCTCGACCGCCGTTACTCGGTCCGCGTGCGCAAGGGATACTTCGCGCCGAAATAA